CCGGGTGGACGATCGGCAGGTCGCCTCTCCCGATGCGACGAAAGGCGGCGGCCAGCTGCAGCGCGCATCCCGGGTTGGCGGTGGCCACGAGATCCGGGGACGCGGCCAGAATCGACGACGCCTTGCGGTCGCCGAGCTCCCGGGCCGCGCGCGGCTGCATGAGGTTGTAGGTGCCGGCGGAGCCGCAGCACATCCCCGGGTCGTCAATCTCCAACAGCTCGATGCCGGGCACGCCGCGCAGCAGGTTGCGCGGCGGCTCGCGCACGCGCTGTCCGTGCAGCAGGTGACAGGCGTCCTGGTAGACGACGCGCAGGCGCCGCGACGCGGGTGGCGCGTCCGCCGGGCCAAGCTCCGCGAGCAGCTCGGTCACGTCGACCACCCGGCCTGCGAACTCCTCGGCGTCCGGGGACGCCAGCAGCTCGCCGTACCCCTTCATCGCCGATCCGCACCCGGCCGCGGTGACAACGACGCGGTCGAACCCCGTGAGCGCCGCGATGGTCGCCTCGGCGCGGCGTCTGCCATCCGCCTCTCGCCCGGCGTGCAGATGCAGCGCACCGCAGCATCCCTGGCCGCCCGGCACCGAGACGTCGCAGCCGGCCGCGGCCATCGCGCGAACCGCGGCGGCGTTCACGCGCCCGAAGTACACCCGCTGAGCGCACCCGCTGAGCAGCGCAACGCTCATCCGCCGCTCACCCACCGCCGGAGTGAAGGCGGGCGGGCGGGCCCGCAGGTCGCCGGCCGACACGCGGGGCGCGAGGGCCATGGGCCGCAGTCCCAGCGCGAGCGGCCACGAGAGCGCGCGCAGCAGCCGCGGCCGGGGTACCACGGCGAAGACCGCGGCGTCGACCAGCCGCTGCCGCGGCGACCGCGGGGCGCGCTCCCGCCGCTCCGCGCGCGCACGCTCGATCAGCCGGTCGTAGCGCACGCCGCTGGGGCAGGCCGGCACGCAGGCCAGGCAGCCGAGGCAGCGGTCGAGATGCGTCGCGACGGTGTCGTCGAGCGGCGCCTCGCCCCGCTCCACCAGGTTCATCAGGTGGATGCGGCCGCGCGGCGAGTCCATCTCCTCGCCCCACAGCCCATAGGTCGGACAGGCGGGCAGGCAGAAGCCGCAGTGCACGCATGCATCGAGCAGCTCGCGCGTCGACGGCGTGCTCATGCGGCGAGGCGGTCGACGACCCGCTGCTCGAGCTCGGTCAAGGCTCGCGGCGGCGCGGCCACGTCGGCGAACAGCCAGCCACGGCCCCAGCGGCCGACGACGGCCGTCGCTCCCGCCGCACGCAGCTCGCCGGAGCGTGCCGTGCAGCCGTCCGGCAGGCAGCGGTGGAGCGCGAGGCCGCTCTGAAGCGCCCGCTGCTCTTCCCACACCGGCTCGTCCTCCCCGACCACCTCCCCGCCGGCAAGCTGCCGCGCCGAGGCCGCGAGGCGGTCGGCCGCCGGGCTCTCGAAGCGCACGAGCAGTATCCCGTCGGGCCACCGGTAGTCGAGGCATGCCGGAGCGAGCGGGTCGAACACCGACACGTCGCACGGCGCGGTCACGAGCGTGCACGTGCGGGCGGGGAGCGGATGCAGCCGCAGCGTCAGCTCGAGCAGCGTGCCGAAGCGCCCCTCGGCGCCGGTGAAAAGCTTGGGCAGGTCATATCCGGCGACGTTCTTCACCACCTTGCCGCCGCCCTTGATCTCGGCGCCGCCGGGCAGCCGGGCGCGCACGCCGAGGATCAGGTCGCGCGGGCGTCCGTAGCGGTGCGCGCGGGGTCCGAACAGGGCGCGGTCGAACACCTCGCCGACGGTCAGCCCGTCGCCGGGCGGGTCGAGCGCCAGCATCTGGCCGCGGGCGCCGACGTGGCGCTGGAGATCGACCAGCGGGGTCTCCGCCTCCACGGTGCAGGTGAGGTCGCCCGCCTCGTGTTCGATCACCACCGCTCCGCGACCCCCTCGCGCTCGAGCGGGTGCTCCCGGTAGGGGCCCGGCACCTCGCCGCACAGGCGGGGCGTCGGGAAGACCTTGCCCGGGTTGCAGCGCCCCTCGGGATCGAACCCGCAGCGGAGCCGGTGCATCGCGTCGAGATCCGCCTCGCCGAACATCGCCGGCATGTGCCGCGCCTTGTCGAGGCCGATGCCATGCTCGCCGCTCAACGAGCCGCCCACCTCCAGGCACGCAGCGAGGATGTCCGACGCCAGTTGCTCCGCCAGGTGGGCCTGGCCCTCGACCGAGGCGTCGTAGAGGACGAGCGGATGCAGGTTCCCGTCGCCCGCGTGGAAGACGTTGCCGACTCGAAGGCCGTAGCGCTCGGACAGCTCGGCGATGCGCCGCAGGGTCTCGGGCAGCCGCGTGCGCGGGACGACGCCGTCCTGCACGTAGTAGTGCGGGCTCACGCGGCCCATCGCGGCGAACGCCGCCTTGCGGCCGCGCCAGAAAGCGGCCCGCTCGGTCTCGTCGGCGGCGCGCCGCACGTCGGTCGCGCCGGCCTGGCGGCAGAGCGCTTCGGCGCGATCGACGACCAGCTCCACCTCCACGGAGGGGCCGTCCAGCTCGACCAGCAGCACCGCGCCCGCGTCAAGCGGCAGTCCTGCGTGCACCGCCTGCTCGGCCGCCTCGATCGTGAGGGCGTCCATCATCTCGATCGCCGCGGGGACGATGCCCGCGGCGATGATTGCCGAGACCGCCTCGCCCGCGTCGTCGGTCGAGCGGAACGCTGCGAGCAGCGTCTCGACGCACTGGGGCAGCGGCAGCACGCGCACCACCACCTCCGTCACGACGCCGAGCGTCCCCTCCGAGCCCACGACCGTGCCGAGCAGGTCGAGCACATCTTCGTCGCCAAGTCGGACAACGGAGCCGTCCGGCAGCACCAGCTCCGCCTCGAGCACGTGGTTGGCGGTGAAGCCGTACTTGAGGCAATGAGCACCGCCGGAGTTCTCGGCGACGTTTCCACCGATCGTGCACACCTGCTGACTCGAGGGGTCGGGCGCGTAGTACAGGCCATGCCGGGCGACGGCCTGCGTCACCTCGAGATTCGTCACGCCGGGTTGGAGGCGTACGCGTCTGTTCGGAACATCGACCTCGAGGATGCTCCGCATGCGGGACAGCCCGATCACGATGCCCTCGGCCACGGGCACCGCGCCGCCGGAGAGCCCCGTCCCCGCGCCGCGCGCGACGAAGGGCAGGCCCCGCTCGGCGCACACCTCGACCACCGCGACGACCTCGGCGGTCGATGCCGGGAGCGCGACGGCGAGCGGCTGGGCGCGGTACCCCGTGAGCCCGTCCGACTCGTACGTGCGCAGGGCGACGGGATCGGTGACGACGTTGGCCGCGCCCACGATGCGGCCGAGCTCGGCGGTCAGGCTCACTCGGGGAGCCTACCGCTCGCCGGTCAGCGGGTCAGCCGGCCAGCTCGGTCATCATCATCTGCAGCAAGCCGCCGGCGCGGTAGATGCGGACGTCGGCCTCGGCATCCAGCCGGGCAAGCGCCCGGAAGCTGCGCTCGCCGCCGTCGATCTCGACGGTGACCATGTCGCCGACGCCGAAATCGGCCAGGCCGCGGATCGTGAACGTCTCCGTTCCGGTGATGCCAAGCGACTCCGCCGACTCGCCCTCGGCGAACTGGAGCGGGATGACTCCCAGCGCGACCAGGTTCGAGCGGTGGATGCGCTCGTAGCTCTCGGCAATCACCGCTCGCACGCCGAGCAGCGCGCTGCCCTTCGCCGCCCAGTCACGCGAGCTGCCGGAGCCGTACTCGCGGCCGGCGATCACGACCAGCGGGACTCCCTCCTCCAGGTAGCGAAGGGACGCGTCGTAGATCGAGAGCTGCTCGCCGTCCGGGAAGTGGCGCGTGAAGCCGCCCTCGACGTCCTCGACGATGCGGTTCCGCAGGCGGATGTTCGCGAACGTTCCGCGCACCATCACCTCGTGGTTGCCCCGGCGCGCGCCGTAGCTGTTGAACTCGCGCGGCTCGATCCCGTGCTCCATCAGGTACGCACCGGCCGGCGTGGACGACGCGATCGAGCCGGCGGGCGAGATGTGGTCGGTCGTCACCGAATCGCCGAGCAGGGCGAGGACGCGCGCGTCGACGATGTCCGAGAGATCGGCCGGGCGCTCGAAGAAGGTGGCCTCGCGGACGTAGGTCGACTCGGGATCCCAATGGAACAGTTCCCCGGACGGGACGGGCAGCGTCTGCCAGCGGTCGTCGCCCTCGAAGATGCGGCCGTACTGATGCTCGAACAGGCTCGCTGACACCGCGCCGCGGACGGCCTCGGCGACCTCCTCGCCGGTCGGCCAGATCTCGTCGAGCATCACGGGGTTGCCGTCGCGGTCGCGGCCCACCGGCTCGCTCGTCAGGTCGGCGGTGACGCTGCCGACAAGCGCGAATGCGACGACCAGCGGCGGCGAGGCGAGGTAGTTGGCGCGCACCTGCGGATGGATGCGGGCCTCGAAGTTGCGGTTTCCCGAGAGGACGGCCGCCACCGACAGATCGCGTTTCGAGATCTCCTCGCTGACCTCCTCCGGCAGCGGGCCGGAGTTCCCGATGCACGTGGTGCAGCCGTAGCCGACCAGGTTGAAGCGGAGCGCGTCCAGGTACTCGGTCAGCCCCGCGGCGTCGAGGTAGTCACGGACGACACGGGAGCCCGGGGCCAGGCTCGTCTTCACCCACGGCTTGGTCTGGAGCCCGCGCTCCACCGCCTTCTTGGCGACCAGGCCGGCGGCGACCATCAGCGCGGGGTTCGAGGTGTTCGTGCAGCTGGTGATGGCGGCGATGGCAACCGATCCGTCGCCGAGCTGCGTGCCGTTGCCGTGCTGGACCGGGAATGCTTTCGAGAAGCTCGCCGGCACGCCGGCGAGCGGGACGCGATCCTGCGGGCGCCGCGGGCCTGCCAGGCTGGGCTCGACCTGCGACAGGTCGAAGTCGATCGTCTCGGAGAACGCCGGAGCCGGCTCGTCACCGGTGCGGAAGAGGCCCTGCTCCTTGGTGTAGGCCTCGACGAGGGCGACGTGGTCGGCCGGGCGGCCGGTGTCCCGGAGGTAGGCGAGCGTCTGGGCGTCGACGGGGAACATCGCGGCGGTCGAGCCGAACTCCGGCGACATGTTCGAGATGGTCGCGCGGTCGGCGACGCTGAGGGCGGGCACGCCGGGGCCGAAGAACTCCACGAACGTGCCGACCACCCCGTGGGCGCGCAGGCGCTCGGTCATCGTCAGGACGAGGTCGGTCGCGGTGACGCCGGGGCGGAGCTCGCCCGACATGCGGACGCCGAGCACGACGGGCGAGAGCATGTACATCGGCTGGCCGAGCATGACCGCCTCCGCCTCGATGCCGCCCACGCCCCAGCCCAGCACGCCCAGAGCGTTGATCATTGTCGTGTGCGAGTCGGTGCCGACCAGCGAGTCGGGGACCGCCACGCCGTCTCGGACCTGGACGACGCGCCCGAGGTACTCGAGGTTCACCTGGTGGACGATGCCCATGCCCGGCGGCACGACGCGGAAGTTGCGGAACGCCTCCTGCGCCCAGCGCAGCAGGGCGTAGCGCTCGCCGTTGCGCTCGAACTCGCGGTCGATGTTGCTCTGGTACGCCTGGTCGGATCCGAAGGCGTCGACCTGCACGGAGTGGTCGATGACGAGGTCCACGGGGACGAGCGGGTCGACGCGCGACGGGTCGCCGCCGGCCCGCGCGACGGCCGAGCGCATCGCGGCCAGGTCGACGACGGCGGGCACGCCGGTCAGGTCCTGCATGATCACGCGCGCAGGCATGAAGGCGAGATTCGCATCGGGCGCGCTCTGCGGCCAGGCGGCGAGCGCGCGGACGTCGTCCTCGGTCACGTGCTCGGTGCCGGCCTGTCGAAGGAGGTTCTCGAGCAGGACGCAGACCGTGTAGGGAAGCCGCAGCGGGTCGACGAGGCGGCCGATCCGGAAGAGCTGCTCGCCGCTTGGGAGCCTGTCCGCGGCGGAGAACGGATCGCCTGGTATTGCCATGGGCAGAACGGTATCAAGATACCCTGCACGCTCTTCCACCCGGTCGACATGAACGGATCCCGAGTCCCCCTCCCACCTTTCGCCGAGCGCCCCTTCCAGGTGTTCGTGAACGGCGTTCCGAAGGAGGAGGGCAAGGACTACGAGATCCAGGGCACGGCGCTCGTCTTCGCCGACGAGCTGGTACCGCCGCGGCGGATGACGATGAAGAGCTACGCGCGCCTCATGTTCTGGGGGCGGTACAAGACCGAGCACAGCGTCGACCTGGTCTACCACCGCGGCGGCGACAGGCAGGTGGCGAACGGGCTCCAGATTGCGCCGCCGGGCGCCGCGGTCTAGCGGATCACAGCGGAATCACGCGTCCGTCACAGCCGCTGGGACGGTGTCCGACTCCATACACCCCGCCGTTGCGTGCGTGTGACGCTCTTGCGACAGATCAGCCGCCTGGTTGAGCCGTTCCGCGGCTCACCCCAATTCTTGGAGACCAACCCCGGTCCGGTGGGTGTGACGTGCCTGTGACGGTGGCGTAGCAGGCCGGCGAGAGGCCCTGCCGGGCTAGCGCGGGTTGACCGCCGCCCGCGCGATGCCGCGCAGCATGCGGCGGAACACGTACGCGTGGATCGGGTACAGGCCGTACCAGTACGCGCGACCGGCGAGCCCTGCGGGGTCGAACAGCGCCGTCTGACGGATGCGCGCTCCGTCGGTCTCCGACTCGACCTCGAACTGCAGCCACGCTCTGCCCGGCACGCGCATCTGGGCCTGGAGCCGCAGCAGCCGGTCCGGCTCGAACTCCTGAACCGTCCAGAAGTCGAGCGTGTCGCCCGCCGCCACCGTCTCGGGATTCCGGCGCCCGCGACGCAGGCCGACCCCACCGAGCACCTGGTCGAGCGCGCCGCGCAGCTGCCACAGCGCGTCCGCGCCGTACCAGCCGGTGGCACCGCCGATCCGCGCGATCGGCCGGAACGCGGCCGCAGCCGGCACGGGCACCACCACGGCGCGTGAGTCGATCAGCCGCGATCCGTACTCGGTGCGGTTGCGCTGCCGCACCGGGGTGGCCGGCAGCGCGTCGGACCAGCGGGTCTCCGCGAACTCGCCGTCCTCGAAGGCGAGCGCCCGGTCGATCGCCTCCTCCACAGTGCGCGGGCGCACGCGGAAGTCGTGGAGAGCCGCGGCGTCGGTGACGACGGTCTCCGAGCGGACACCGTCCACCAGCTTGCGTCCCACCTGTGCGTAGAGCGGAGTGACCAGGGACAGCCACAGGCTGGAGAGCCTGGGCGTGAGCAGCGGCACGCTGATCATCATCCGGCGCAGCCCCCTGCGCCGGGCGTATGCGTGCATGATGTCGCCGTACGAGACAACATCCGCCCCGCCGATCTCGTACACGCGGCTCTCCCCGGGAGGCAGATCGAGCGCGGCGAGCAGGTAGGCGATCACGTCCTCGATCGCGATCGGCTGGGTCGGCGTCCGCACCCACCGCGGCGTCACCATCACCGGCAGCCGCTCCACGAGCGCCCGGATCATCTCGAAGGACAGGCTCCCGGACCCGATCACGATCGACGCCCGGAACTCGATCGTCTCGACACCGGACTCGCGGAGCAGCTGGCCGACCTCCTGCCGGGACGCCAGGTGGCTGGAGAGCGTGCCGCTCCCACCGAGCCCGCCCAGGTAGATGATCCGCCGCACGCCTGCATCGCGCGCCACGCGCCCGAACAGCTCGGCCGCATCGCGGTCGACCTGGGCGAACGAGGCCGACGACGTCATCGAGTGGACGAGGTAGTACGCGACGTCGACGCCCTCGAGCGCAGCGCGCAGAGCGCCCTCGTCGAGCACATCCCCGGCCACCACCTCCGTGCCGGCCGCGGCCCGCGCCCGCAGCGCCTCGGGCCGCCGGGCCATGCACCGCAGCTCGACATCCTCACGCTCGAGCGCGCGCAGGAGGCGGCCGCCGACATATCCGGTGGCGCCCGTCAGCAGGACGCGGGGGGAGGTCATCTATGCGACGGAGTAGCCCGCCAGCCAGCGGCCGAGCAGGGCGACCAGTGTGATGACGAGCACTGCGACGATCGTCCCGCCCCTGGAGCGCTGGCTCATCGCGTAGGCCAGAAGCGCGACGACGAGCGCGATCGGGCCGGCGAACAGCGGCTTCCACCAGAACCCCGACACGGCGACGACCACGGCCGCGGCGTTGAGGACGGCCAGCGCGTCCTCCTGGAATGACTCGTACTCAGGCGTGTAATCTCGCACGTGCGCTCCTTGGGCCGATGGTCGCGCAGCGGATTGTAGCCATGGCGGAGACGAGAGGAACGACCAACCTGCGGCAGGCCGGGATCACGCACCGGCTGCTGCGCTACCGGTACACGGGCGAAGGGCCGGTGGCCGTCGAGGCGGCGGCTGCGCTGGGCGTCGACCCCGCCCTGCTGTTCAAGACGCTCGTCGTGATGGCCGGCTCCGAGCCGGTGTTCGCGCTGGTTCCCGCCGATCGCGAGCTTGCGCCGAAGCTGCTTGCCGCCGCCGCCGGCTCGAAGGCCGCAGAGCTTGCCGACCGCCGCACCGCCGAACGGATCACCGGGTACCAGGCCGGCGGGATCAGCCCGCTCGGAAGCAGGCGGCGAATGCGCGTCTTCGTCGACCGCTCGGCCGGCGACCACCCCGCCATCCTGCTCAACGCCGGGGCGCGCGGGCTGATCGCCGAGGTCGCGACCCCACCGCTGCTCTCCCACCTGGGCGCCGTGGCCGTCCCACTGGTTCGGGACGAGGCGCGCTAGTCGTATCTGCCGCCGGCGATCTCGCCAAGCTTCTCCATGCTGTGCGTCGCCTGCAGCGTGCGCACCGTCCCGGACTTCGACCGCATGACCAGCGAGTGCGTGCGAGCGCCGCCGCGCTGGTAGCGCACGCCCCGCAGCAGGTCTCCGTCGGTGACGCCCGTCGCCGCGAAGAAGGTGTTGTCCCCCTTGACGAGATCGTCCAGCGTGAGCACCTTGTCGAGGTCGTAGCCGGCGTCAATCGCCGCCTGCCGCTCCTCGGCGTCGCGCGGCCACAGCTTGCCCTGGAACTGCCCGCCCAGGCACTTGAACGCCGCCGCGGAGAGGACGCCCTCCGGCGTCCCGCCGATGCCCCACAGCAGGTCGATGCCCGTGTCGGGACTCGACGCCATCAGCGCGCCGGACACGTCGCCGTGCGAGATGAACCGGATGCGCGTGCCGACCGCGCGGATGCGCTTGACCATCTCGTCGTGCCGCGGCCGGTCGAGGATCACGACCATCAGGTCGCGCGGCCGCACCCGCTTGGCCCGCGCAATCGCCTCGAGCGTCTGCTCGATCGGCGCGTTCAGGTCGAGCTCCTCGTCGACCTCGGGGCCACAGGCCAGCTTCTCCATGTACACGACCGGGCCGGGGTCGAACATCGTCCCCTTCTCCGACGCCGCGACAACGGCCAGCGCGTTCGGCTGCCCGCGCGCGCACAGCTCGGTGCCCTCGAGCGGGTCGACCGCGACGTCGACCTCGACGCCGGAGCCCGAACCGATCCGCTCGCCGTTGAACAGCATCGGCGCCTCGTCCTTCTCGCCCTCGCCGATCACGACCATGCCGTCCATCTCGACGGTGGCGAGCATGTGGCGCATCGCGTCGACCGCGGCCTGGTCGGCGGCGATCTTGTCACCGAAGCCGACCCACCGCGCGGCCGCCAGCGCCGCGGCCTCCGTCACGCGAACCAGCTCGAGGGCGAGGTTGCGGTCGGGTGCGTGCGCCATGGCGCCAGGATACCGCCCGCGGCCGGGCGGCGGATCAGCGCCGGTCGCGCACCAGCCGCATCGCGGCGCCTGCCAGACGTTCGCGCTCGTGCAGCGGCTCGAGCCACCGCTGCGGTATCGCTCCGGCGCCGAACCGCGCCCCCGCAAGCGCCCCGGTCACCGCGGCGTTGGTGTCCGCGTCGCCGCCGAGGTTCGCGGCCGAGACGACCGCCTCCTCGAAGCTCCCGGCCGTCATTGCGGCCCAGAACGCCACGCGCAGTGCGGTCAGCACGAACCCGATCTGCCGGTGCACCGGATCCAGCAGCTCGTCGGCGGTCTGCCCCGGCGCCTCGGCGGCGACCAGCCCGACGCCGGACGTCGACTGCGGCAGCCGGCGGTCCGTCAGCAGCGCCGCGATCGTCATGTTCAGCAGCACGCACGCATCCCCGGCGAGCTCATCGTGATGCGTCAGCGACGAGTCGAGCCGCGACACGCGCTCGATCGCGCCCGGTTCGTCGCGGTAGAAGATGCCGATCGGCGCCGTCCGCATCAGCGAGCCGTTCCCGGCACTGTGGCCGCCGGACAACTCGTGGTACGCCGCGGCCGCCGCTCGGGCGTCGTCGGGCGTGCGGGCGCGTGCCAGCGCATGGCTGACCGTCGCTCCGATGTCCTTCGGCCCGGAGCGGGCCCAGACGAGGTACCGGGCGAGCACGTCGTCCTCGTCGTAGCCGCTGCGCTCGCCCATGCTCTCGGCGAGCGCGAGCGCCATCGCCGTGTCGTCCGTCCACTCGCCCAGCCGCCAGATGCGCGAGGCCACCATGTCGCGCAGCGGGCCGCCGTACCGCGCGTGGATCTGCTCCGGGTGGTCCCACTCGACCGCGGCGCCGAGCGCGTCGCCCACGGCCATCCCGAGCATCACCCCACGGGCGCGCTCCGCAAGCTGCGGGTGCGGCGCGCGGCGCCTCAGACGCAGCAGACCGGACACCAGTAGCTCGTCCGCCGCTGCTCGCCCTGCGGCGCGGACCGGATCGCCGCGCCGCAGCGCGGACACGGCCTCCCGGCCCGCCGGTAGATCTGCGCCGGAAGGCGTCCGCCGGCCGCGACCCCGCCACGCAGGATGCGACGGCTCGCCTCCGCGAGCGAGCGCAGCCTCTCGTCGCCGAGGGACGACACGGGCGCGAACGGATCGATGCGGCACTCCCACAGCGCCTCGCTCTTGACGATGTTGCCTACACCAGCAACGACGCGCTGATCCATCAACGCCTCGCCCACCGCGCGATCGACGATGCGGATGCGGCGCAGGTACTCGTCCATGTCGAAGTCACGCAGCAGGTCGGGGCCGAGGGCGAGCCGCACGCGCGATGACGGCACGACGCGCACGATCGTCCCGCGGATGACCGCGTCGCCGGCCGCGGTGCGCAGCACGTGCCGCCCGCGGCCGGTGCCGGCCGGCCGCAGCCGCACGCTGCCGTGCATTCCGAGGTGAGCGTGCAGCGAGCGGCCGTCGTCGCCGTGCACCAGCAGGTTCTTGCCGCGCGCTTCGACACCGACCACCTTCGCGCCGCTGAGCGGGCCGTCCTGCACCGTCTCGCCCAGCAACGGGCGCAGCCGGCGTGAAGCGAGCTCGAGCGTGTGACCTTCAGGCACGCAGCACCACCCGCCGCGGCGCCTGCAGGAAGCCGTGACCGACGAGCAGCCGCTCCGCCTCCGTGCCGGCCACCGGCTCGCCGTCGACGCGCTCGACCGCCAGGCGCTTGACCCGCCCGTCACGTACGAGCGATGCGAGCGCCGCGATGCCCGGCTCGAGCACCTCGCCGTCGATCACCACGAGGCCCCGGCCGCCGCGCTCGACGTAGAGCGCCGGCCGTCCGCCCACCAGCACGATCCAGGTTCCGGCCGCGCGTGCCAGCTTGCGCGGCGCCTCCGGCCATGGAACCGCGGCGCCGAACGGGTTCGCCGGGTCGTTCGACGCGATCACGGCCGTGGCACCCCCGGAGGCCGTCGGGTCGCGGACGTCTCGCAGCCGCTCGACCGCGGCAGGCAGCGCGAACTGCGCTCCGCCCAGCCCCTCGACGAAGTAGCCACGCTGGCACACGCCCGCCTCCTCCATCATCCGCAGCTCGCCGTACACCGCCGAGAAGCCGCCGGGCACCGCCTCCGCGAGCACCGCGGCGCGGGTGACGACGCCGTGGCGGTCGAGCAGCGCCTCGGCCAGCGCGCGGGCGCGGTCGCGCGGTGCGGGGAGCGGCTGGAGCAGGCGCTCGACCAGCGACCAGCGTCCCAGCGCAGCCGGCAGCGTGGCCGTCGGCCGCGCCCTGCGCCGGGCCACCGGCGGTGGAACCGTGCGCAACGGGATCCGACCGCCCGAACGGAGCGGATGCCAGGCGTCATTGGTGACCACTCCCGCCCAGACCAGCTCCCAGAGCGACGCCAGCACCACCCGGTCGGGCTCCTCCACCATCTCGACCAGCTCCCGGAAGAACAGCGCACCGCGGTCGCGCAGCGCGTCCGCCACTGCCGACGCCTCCGGCACGGCGATCTCCGCGGGGTGCAGGAGCGGCGCGTCGTCCCGCAGATGGACGGCGACACGGCCCTCCCCGGCGCCGATCCAGACCACCTCGCCGGACGCGCAGAGTGCGTCCAGCATGGCGGGGCGGTACCCGGGGACGCGCAACGGCAGCACGTCCTGCTCCCAAGCGGCCACGGGAAGCGCCACACCGCCCAGCTGGGAGACGACCTCACGGACACGGTTCTCGCCGCCGCCCATGTCACGGCCGATC
The Gaiellales bacterium genome window above contains:
- a CDS encoding ADP-ribosylglycohydrolase family protein — protein: MSGLLRLRRRAPHPQLAERARGVMLGMAVGDALGAAVEWDHPEQIHARYGGPLRDMVASRIWRLGEWTDDTAMALALAESMGERSGYDEDDVLARYLVWARSGPKDIGATVSHALARARTPDDARAAAAAYHELSGGHSAGNGSLMRTAPIGIFYRDEPGAIERVSRLDSSLTHHDELAGDACVLLNMTIAALLTDRRLPQSTSGVGLVAAEAPGQTADELLDPVHRQIGFVLTALRVAFWAAMTAGSFEEAVVSAANLGGDADTNAAVTGALAGARFGAGAIPQRWLEPLHERERLAGAAMRLVRDRR
- a CDS encoding DNA-formamidopyrimidine glycosylase family protein — its product is MPEGHTLELASRRLRPLLGETVQDGPLSGAKVVGVEARGKNLLVHGDDGRSLHAHLGMHGSVRLRPAGTGRGRHVLRTAAGDAVIRGTIVRVVPSSRVRLALGPDLLRDFDMDEYLRRIRIVDRAVGEALMDQRVVAGVGNIVKSEALWECRIDPFAPVSSLGDERLRSLAEASRRILRGGVAAGGRLPAQIYRRAGRPCPRCGAAIRSAPQGEQRRTSYWCPVCCV